One Phoenix dactylifera cultivar Barhee BC4 chromosome 8, palm_55x_up_171113_PBpolish2nd_filt_p, whole genome shotgun sequence genomic window carries:
- the LOC120111491 gene encoding 9-cis-epoxycarotenoid dioxygenase NCED1, chloroplastic-like — translation MERLWQEHALGRPIFPKAIGELHALTGLVDPSKSTGVANAGLIYFHDRPLAMSEDDFPYHVRVTPSSDLETVGRYDFDGKLHSAMIAHPKLDPVSCELFALSYVVIQKPYLKYFRFSPAGEKSPDVEIPLDQPTMMHDFAITENFVVIPDQQVGFKIQEMIRGGLLVVYDRSKTSCLGLPSTPQTRWKWVDVADCFCFHLWNAWEDPGTGEVVVVGSWMTPAVDGAIVLEDAIEDGRIGKDDVIPPYLERTPSFSPPSPPTISPDGQLPPIRIHRSLSLTPDREEQLSLSSSLSFLVRRDQKSFLIEHQRVGCLIPTQIQRPLKDKT, via the coding sequence ATGGAGCGCCTCTGGCAGGAGCACGCCCTTGGGCGGCCCATCTTCCCTAAGGCCATCGGCGAGCTCCACGCCCTCACCGGCCTCGTCGACCCCTCCAAAAGCACCGGCGTCGCCAACGCCGGGCTCATCTACTTCCACGACCGCCCCCTCGCCATGTCGGAGGACGACTTCCCCTACCACGTCCGCGTCACCCCCTCTAGCGACCTCGAGACCGTCGGACGCTACGACTTCGACGGCAAGCTCCACTCCGCCATGATCGCCCACCCAAAGCTCGACCCCGTGTCCTGTGAGCTCTTCGCTCTCAGCTACGTCGTCATCCAGAAGCCATATCTCAAGTACTTCCGTTTCTCCCCTGCCGGCGAGAAGTCACCCGACGTCGAGATCCCCCTCGACCAGCCGACCATGATGCATGACTTCGCCATCACTGAGAATTTCGTCGTGATCCCCGACCAGCAGGTGGGGTTCAAGATCCAGGAGATGATCCGCGGTGGCTTGCTGGTCGTCTACGACCGGAGCAAGACCTCCTGTTTGGGACTTCCAAGCACGCCGCAGACGCGTTGGAAGTGGGTCGACGTCGCGGACTGCTTCTGCTTCCACCTCTGGAACGCATGGGAGGATCCCGGCACCGGTGAGGTCGTCGTCGTCGGCTCTTGGATGACGCCGGCCGTCGATGGTGCGATTGTCCTGGAGGACGCTATCGAGGATGGAAGGATTGGCAAAGACGACGTTATCCCCCCGTACTTGGAGCGTACTCCTTCATTTTCTCCTCCATCGCCTCCAACAATATCCCCCGATGGGCAGCTTCCCCCGATCCGGATCCATCGCTCCCTCTCTCTTACTCCTGATCGAGAAGAACAACTCtcactctcttcttctctctcttttctcgtgCGAAGAGACCAAAAGTCCTTCTTAATAGAGCATCAAAGGGTGGGATGTTTGATTCCTACTCAAATTCAACGTCCACTGAAAGATAAGACTTGA